The following nucleotide sequence is from Candidatus Zixiibacteriota bacterium.
ACCAGTCCCGTGACATGCAAGCCCAGGAGAAAGATAATCACTCCGGCGACCTTGTTGAATATCCCCAGATTCTGGAACAGCCACTTGCCGATAAACGATGCCGAGGCGCCCAGCGCTATGAAAACTGTCGAAAAACCGAGAACGAAGAATATGGTGTTGGCAATTATTCGTGATAAATGTTTCGAGGATTTCTCTTTGTCGGTCAATTCTTCCATGGAAACCCCGGAAATAAAAGAAATATATCCCGGGATTAAAGGCAAGACACAGGGAGATACGAACGACAGTCCTCCGGCGAGCAAGGCGCTTAGATAGCTTACGCTGCTTTCAAACATTAGAACTCCTCAATTTAGATTGAGGAGGAATATAATCGGAAAAGACCAAATCGGGAATTATTTTTTTGCCGCCAGTATCTTGGCGAGGTCGCTTTTGACCAGTTTGAAAATGGTTTCGGCATCCAGCTTTGAGGCAATCTCTTTCGCCAGCCTTTCGGCAAGAAGCTCCGCCACATAGTTTGAAAAGTGTCGAACTTCGCCCAGGTCGGCCGATTCGGGGAGGGCCGGCGTTTCGCCCCTGTCGGCGCTGACCGCTTCTGCCTGACTCTCCAGCTGCTTAACCTCTTCCTTAAACTTCTCTATGAACTTCTCAACACCGGCCGCAACCGCCGGCATCTCTTCAGAAATGTTGGTGGCAGGATGTTCCACCTCCGCCACGGTCGGCGGAATCGGCTCCATAATCTTTTCGCTTGGGGTGGAGGTTACTTTGGGTCCATCAGGAGTAAATGTGATGTTTGCGGCATCCTTCTGCATTTCCTTGATGAACCAGTCATAATCATGGACATTCGGTTTCAATACATCCGGTTTGGCTGGCGCCTCATGAGTAATCAGACCATACTGGTCCGAGGCGATTTCGATTTGGGACGTCCCAGAGAGCTTCTCCTGTCCCTTTTTCGGTTCCTTTACCGTGCCGTTGTCCTCGCGAATCATCAGAGTTTCGACTTTTTGCATGCCGCCTTTCTTCTCCTGCTCGTCAATCGGCTGTTGCGCAATATTGAAGGCATCGCCGCCGTCTGACTTGGCTCCGGTCTTCAGTTTACCAGTCATGAATGTCTTGTCAAACTCTTCGGATGATTCCACCGAAATTTTTTCTATCCCCAGCGCGGCATCGAGGAAAGCGTCATCGATAGTATCCATAGTGAAGTGGTCGCGAAGCGCGGCTCCGGAAGTCGCCGGCTTTTGATTCCCGCCGCCGGCAAAAAGACGAACCCTCTCGATAAAGTCATTCGGCTCAAAAGGACGGGGAAGGATAACTTCGTCAGGATACGGCAGAGAACGGCCATCGGGGTCGGCGATGAGCAGAAGCGGAATCGACGCCATCATGGGATTCTCTTCCAGGGAATCATAGAGATATTTTCCTTCGGCGTCTTTCAGGTCCGCCCCCAGAACGATAAGATTTGGCTGTCCGGTAATGATAAGCTCTTTGGCTTTTTCCAATGTCGCTGCCGAGACGACATCATATCCATTCTGATGCAATACCGCTTCAGCGATACCCCGAATGGTGTCAGACTTTTCTGCTACCAGTATCTTCTTTGGCATTTAACCTGTGAATGCAAAATTATTTATCATTCTTGGATAAAATCTGGCTGGCTTCCTCAAGGAATTTGCGGTCATCCCGGGATATATTTTCGATGCCTACCTCGTTGATCTTATCCAGGATAGCATCAACTCTTCTCATTATTTCTTCGGCTTTTTGACGGTTTTTCTCCAGTTGATTAACCTTTCGCTTGTGGCGCAACGACTTCAGCCACTGGAAAGGGCGCCGTAACCGCCAGTCCGCCTTAAGATAAAGGAATCCCACCAGTGCCCCCCCGAGATGTGCCAGATGCGCCACGTTTGGCCCTGCCGCCAGAAAATTCAAGACCGCGAAAAGCGGAATTGCCCAGCGAACCTTCATCGGGAAGATAAAGAAAATGAGAAGATAACGGTCGGGGAACATTAACCAGTATGCCAAAAGCACTCCATAAATGGCGCCCGATGCTCCAACTATTGGCCGGGACAACCCTGGATTTAACGCCAGAGAAAGAAGGGCACCGCCCAGACCACACAGAAGATAGAACTTGAGAAATGAACGCGAACCCCAGGACTGTTCAATCTCGGTGCCGAACATCCAGAGAGAAAACATATTGAAAAAGATATGGAAGAACCCCGCATGGAAAAACATGTAGGTCAACGGTTGAAACAGATAATTCGGGAACTCCCGAAAGAAAATTGCCGGCGTCAGCCCGAACGTCAATTCAATCGGATACTTTAACAGAAGCTGAAGAAAAAAGACCCCGCCGGTTACAATCATCAGGTACTTTATAGCCGGTGAGAGGAGCCCGGGACCGATTCGAAAACTCGACGGCGCGCCGGAATAATGTTCGTTCCAACTCATAATTAACCTATCGGCATGCTTTCACTTATGCTTAATAATGGCGACTTGCGCCCGCTTTGTCAATCAAATAGAGATAGGGACAGCAAACAATTCTTTACTAATTGTTTTACATGTCAGAGTCTTTCTTAGATGACGACTCATCCAACTGGATGTCACAGCTGCTCGGAAGTCAAGTATGTTTACCCAGGCGAGGAAGAACAAAGACCAGAATGAGAATCCAGATTGCCAGAAATATAGCCAGGAAAATGATATCGTAGCTGCACATGCCAAATCTACTCAATCATGCCGGAATGCTCTTTGAAAATGCAGCGGTCCATAACCATAATCAAGCCGGCCTTCTCCCCCATCTGAAACGCCGGTAGCGAAATCACCCCTTCTTGCAGCCAGACCGCTTTGGCGCCGACAGCTATCGCCTCAGCCGTTATTTCCGCCGCCGCATCACCCCTGCGGAAAACATCCACAATATCAATCTTCTCCGGCACTGATTTTAAGTCCGGATATGATTTCTCCCCCAGCACTTCTGTTTCATTGGGATTCACCGGAATGACGCGATACCCTTTCTCCATAAGATATCGCCCGATATTATGGCTGGGCCTTTCGGGATTTGAGGAGAGCCCTACTACAGCAATTACCTTAGAGCTGTTAAGAAGCCCTCGAATCTGCTCCGGAGAGGGGTTTTTCCACCCTTCTCCGGTGTCACTGTAGGTTGGCATATCTCAAGCAAGTACTTTGGCAAGACGATTGACAAGCTGCGCTTTCGGAATCGCCCCAATTACCTGGTCGACTAACTGACCGTTCTTAAAAAAGAGCAGGGTCGGAATTGACATAATTCCGTACTGGGAGGCAACTTTGGTGTTAGAGTCAACATCCATCTTGGCTATTTTCAATTTGCCGTCATACTCGGTGGCGACTTCTTCCAAAATCGGGGCAATCATTTTACAGGGACCGCACCAGGTCGCCCAAAAATCCACTATGACTGGCTTATCTGATTTAATGACTTCAGCTTCGAAAGAACCATCACTGATTTCTACCGGTTTGCTCATTTTTACTCCATTTCATTCTTATAATTTTATGTAATGCTTTAACAACTTGTCACATCTTAAGTTCCCAGCATTTCCCGCCGCGCCAGCGCAATCGGTACCGAGCCGTAAGATAATAATTCATCGTGAAATTGCCGCAAACTTTTATTCGGAAATTTCAAGCGGTAGTCGGTCGATAGACGCTCTATCTCTATTTTGCCTATCAGATAACTCATCGGTTGCGTTGGATTCTGGGTGTATCGCCGCACCTCGGCCACGGCGCTGGTCGGCTCCAGCATCGCCGTCTCTACCAGCATTTTAACCGCCTCATCGAATGTCATCTCCCCGGTGTGAATCCCCACGTCAATCACTACCCGGCAGGAGCGCCATAGCTGGTCTTTCAGCTGCATCAGGTCGGTCCGTCGGTCCCGATAAAATCCTTCCCTTTTCATCAATTCCTCACAATAGAGAGCCCATCCCTCCACAAATACATTGGTGCCAAAAACTCGTCTCACTTTCGAGGGCAAGCGGTTGGCGAGGCATAACTGCAAATGATGCCCCGGGTACCCCTCGTGCAGCGCCCTGACTTCAATGGCGGCGCGACTGTGACCGGTCAGCTGTGTCTGCTGATGTTCCCGGCTGAGCCGTTTGTCAAGCGGAGTTACCCAGAAATATCCCTTTTGATTGGTTTCAAACGGAGCCGGCTGCATATACGCCGCATAAGGCAGTGTTCCCCGTTCTGAAGGGGGCGTAGTCATTATTTCCAGAGACTCGTCAGGCGGCAGAGTTACCAGCCCCCGAGCCACGACAAATTCCCGTGTTTTCCGTACCACTTCGCGGTAATAATTCTCCAGCTCGGCTTCTTCGGGGGT
It contains:
- a CDS encoding rhomboid family intramembrane serine protease, with protein sequence MSWNEHYSGAPSSFRIGPGLLSPAIKYLMIVTGGVFFLQLLLKYPIELTFGLTPAIFFREFPNYLFQPLTYMFFHAGFFHIFFNMFSLWMFGTEIEQSWGSRSFLKFYLLCGLGGALLSLALNPGLSRPIVGASGAIYGVLLAYWLMFPDRYLLIFFIFPMKVRWAIPLFAVLNFLAAGPNVAHLAHLGGALVGFLYLKADWRLRRPFQWLKSLRHKRKVNQLEKNRQKAEEIMRRVDAILDKINEVGIENISRDDRKFLEEASQILSKNDK
- a CDS encoding CoA-binding protein, which codes for MPTYSDTGEGWKNPSPEQIRGLLNSSKVIAVVGLSSNPERPSHNIGRYLMEKGYRVIPVNPNETEVLGEKSYPDLKSVPEKIDIVDVFRRGDAAAEITAEAIAVGAKAVWLQEGVISLPAFQMGEKAGLIMVMDRCIFKEHSGMIE
- the trxA gene encoding thioredoxin, whose protein sequence is MSKPVEISDGSFEAEVIKSDKPVIVDFWATWCGPCKMIAPILEEVATEYDGKLKIAKMDVDSNTKVASQYGIMSIPTLLFFKNGQLVDQVIGAIPKAQLVNRLAKVLA